A stretch of the Sulfuritortus calidifontis genome encodes the following:
- a CDS encoding thioredoxin family protein, protein MTLQHHDKAHDKAVAGRLIFDTDLEHFERDVVEASKQHLVLVDLWADWCGPCHFLSPVLGKVIPEYAGKVRLAKVEVDEGDNMKIAGRHGARGFPTVLLYKNGEMVDRFHGAKPEHFVREFIDQHLDA, encoded by the coding sequence ATGACCTTGCAGCATCACGATAAAGCCCACGACAAGGCCGTCGCCGGCCGCCTCATCTTCGATACCGACCTGGAGCACTTCGAACGCGACGTGGTCGAGGCCTCGAAGCAGCACCTGGTGCTGGTCGATCTTTGGGCCGACTGGTGCGGCCCGTGCCATTTCCTGTCGCCGGTGCTGGGCAAGGTGATCCCGGAATACGCCGGCAAGGTGCGGCTCGCCAAGGTCGAGGTGGACGAGGGCGACAACATGAAGATCGCCGGCCGTCACGGCGCGCGCGGCTTCCCCACGGTGCTCTTGTACAAGAACGGCGAGATGGTCGACCGTTTCCATGGGGCGAAGCCGGAGCACTTCGTGCGTGAATTCATCGACCAGCATCTCGATGCCTGA
- the typA gene encoding translational GTPase TypA codes for MSRALRNIAIIAHVDHGKTTLVDKLLQQSGTFAAHQQVSERVMDSNELEKERGITILAKNTAIDYEGTRINIVDTPGHADFGGEVERVLGMVDGVVLLVDAVEGPMPQTRFVTKKALALGLKPIVVINKVDRPGARPDWVVDATFDLFDKLGATDEQLDFPIIYASGLNGWACHDLKDAPSHGGSAKDMKALFDTILSHVPSPPGDPNAPLQLQIAALDYSTYTGRLGIGRVLNGRIKPGQQVAVMNHEEQVATGKINQVLGFKGLERIPVDAAEAGDIIIISGLEDIGIGVTICDKDNPVGLPMLSVDEPTLTMDFMVNTSPLAGTEGKFVTSRQIRDRLHKELLTNVALRVEDTADADVFRVSGRGELHLTILLENMRREGFELAVGKPRVVYKEIDGVKCEPYENLTIDVENEHQGAVMEEIGRRRGELTNMESDPNGRTRLEYHIPARGLIGFQSDFMTMTRGTGLMSHVFDDYGPVKADLPGRHNGVLISQENGEAVAYALWNLEDRGRMFVSPGDKLYEGMIIGIHSRENDLVVNPIKGKKLTNVRASGTDEAVRLTPPIKLTLESAVEFIDDDELVEITPKSIRIRKRYLLEHERKRASREG; via the coding sequence ATGTCCCGCGCACTTCGCAACATCGCCATCATCGCCCACGTCGACCATGGCAAGACCACCCTCGTCGACAAGCTTCTGCAGCAGTCGGGCACCTTCGCCGCGCACCAGCAGGTGTCCGAGCGGGTGATGGATTCGAACGAGCTGGAAAAGGAACGGGGCATCACCATCCTGGCCAAGAACACGGCCATCGACTATGAGGGTACCCGGATCAACATCGTCGACACCCCGGGCCACGCCGACTTCGGCGGCGAGGTGGAGCGGGTGCTGGGCATGGTCGACGGCGTGGTGCTGCTGGTCGATGCGGTCGAGGGGCCGATGCCACAGACCCGGTTCGTGACCAAGAAGGCCCTGGCCCTGGGCCTCAAGCCCATCGTCGTGATCAACAAGGTCGATCGCCCGGGCGCCCGCCCGGACTGGGTGGTGGATGCGACCTTCGACCTGTTCGACAAGCTGGGCGCCACCGACGAGCAGCTCGACTTCCCCATCATCTACGCCTCGGGTTTGAACGGCTGGGCCTGCCACGACCTCAAGGATGCCCCCTCGCACGGCGGCTCGGCCAAGGACATGAAGGCCCTGTTCGACACCATACTCAGCCACGTGCCGAGCCCGCCCGGCGACCCCAACGCGCCGTTGCAGCTGCAGATCGCCGCGCTGGACTACTCGACCTACACCGGCCGTCTCGGCATCGGCCGCGTGCTCAACGGCCGGATCAAGCCCGGCCAGCAGGTGGCGGTGATGAACCACGAGGAGCAGGTGGCGACCGGCAAGATCAACCAGGTGCTCGGCTTCAAGGGCCTGGAACGCATCCCGGTGGACGCGGCCGAGGCCGGCGACATCATCATCATCTCCGGCCTGGAGGACATCGGCATCGGCGTCACCATCTGCGACAAGGACAACCCGGTCGGCCTGCCCATGCTGTCGGTGGACGAGCCGACCCTGACCATGGACTTCATGGTCAACACCTCGCCGCTCGCCGGCACCGAGGGCAAGTTCGTCACCAGCCGCCAGATCCGCGACCGCCTGCACAAGGAGCTTCTGACCAACGTGGCCTTGCGCGTCGAGGACACCGCCGACGCCGACGTCTTTCGCGTCTCCGGCCGGGGCGAGCTGCACCTGACCATCCTCCTGGAGAACATGCGGCGCGAGGGCTTCGAGCTGGCGGTGGGCAAGCCGCGCGTGGTGTACAAGGAAATCGACGGCGTCAAGTGCGAGCCGTACGAGAACCTCACCATCGACGTGGAGAACGAGCACCAGGGCGCGGTGATGGAAGAGATCGGCCGGCGCCGGGGCGAACTTACCAACATGGAATCCGATCCCAACGGCCGCACCCGCCTGGAATACCACATCCCGGCGCGCGGCCTGATCGGCTTTCAGTCCGACTTCATGACCATGACCCGGGGCACCGGCCTCATGAGCCACGTGTTCGACGACTACGGCCCGGTCAAGGCCGACCTGCCCGGCCGCCACAACGGCGTGCTGATCTCCCAGGAAAACGGCGAGGCGGTGGCCTATGCCCTGTGGAACCTGGAAGACCGCGGCCGCATGTTCGTCTCCCCCGGCGACAAGCTGTACGAGGGCATGATCATCGGCATCCACAGCCGCGAGAACGACCTGGTGGTCAACCCGATCAAGGGCAAGAAGCTGACCAATGTGCGCGCCTCGGGCACCGACGAGGCCGTGCGCCTGACCCCGCCGATCAAGCTGACCCTGGAATCCGCCGTCGAATTCATCGACGACGACGAGCTGGTCGAGATCACGCCCAAGTCGATCCGCATCCGCAAGCGCTACCTGCTGGAACACGAGCGCAAGCGGGCTTCGCGCGAAGGCTAA
- a CDS encoding response regulator, which translates to MDKKPHGKVLIVDDDTMIRSLLKVILRSEGWDLAGEAMDGEHAIAMCKGLDPDIVCLDVMMPGMSGVDTLKALRKECPEVRVVMITSDSSTATVREAVSFGAMGYIIKPFNAKRVADALHQAMKATPEGGIG; encoded by the coding sequence ATGGATAAGAAGCCGCACGGCAAGGTGCTCATCGTCGATGACGACACCATGATCCGCAGCCTGCTCAAGGTGATCCTGCGCTCCGAAGGCTGGGATCTGGCCGGGGAGGCCATGGACGGCGAGCATGCCATTGCCATGTGCAAGGGTCTGGACCCCGACATCGTCTGCCTGGACGTGATGATGCCGGGCATGTCAGGGGTGGATACCCTGAAGGCGCTGCGCAAGGAATGCCCCGAGGTCAGGGTGGTGATGATCACCTCGGATTCGAGCACCGCGACGGTGCGCGAGGCGGTCAGCTTCGGCGCCATGGGCTACATCATCAAGCCGTTCAATGCCAAGCGGGTGGCCGACGCCCTGCATCAGGCAATGAAGGCCACGCCGGAGGGGGGCATCGGGTAA
- a CDS encoding HD family phosphohydrolase, protein MDNALPSLIRRLEQLNQIGIALSGERDIQTLLEKILVAAKEITGSDAGTLYSVVEGRELQFSILRNDKLKLAQGGTTGAPIRLPNIPLYQADGRPNHRMVAAHAAVTGQTVNIQDAYTESGFDFTGTREFDARTGYRSQSFLTVPMRNHEGDIIGVLQLINALEPATGAIRAFDAEDQHLVESLASQAAVALTNRKLIEQLEDLFESFIDLINEAIDEKSPYTGGHCRRIPELAMMIADALDRQTSGPLASFKLSEQDRYELKIAAMLHDCGKITTPVHVVDKATKLETLFDRIHLVDTRFEILRRDAEIALLKARLEALENGNHQSLETAQRLYDDTLRQLEADRQFLHKANIGGEFMDADDQAEVDRIAVYTWQDHYGKSMPLLNGDEAANLKIAKGTLNDAERAIINNHIVVTIKMLEALPWPKHLKNVPEYAGGHHERMDGKGYPRGLRGDQMSVQARLLAVADIFEALTAADRPYKRGKTVSEALAIMGRMMLDRHIDPAIFDSFVRDKVYLRYAEEFLDPAQIDAVDESRIPGYTP, encoded by the coding sequence ATGGATAACGCCCTACCCAGCCTGATCCGCCGCCTGGAGCAGCTCAATCAGATCGGCATCGCCCTGTCCGGCGAGCGCGATATCCAGACCCTGCTGGAAAAGATCCTGGTCGCGGCCAAGGAAATCACCGGCAGCGACGCCGGCACGCTCTACTCGGTGGTGGAGGGCAGGGAGCTGCAATTCAGTATCCTGCGCAACGACAAGCTCAAGCTGGCCCAGGGTGGCACCACGGGCGCCCCGATCCGGCTGCCCAACATCCCGCTCTATCAGGCCGATGGCCGGCCCAATCACCGTATGGTGGCGGCCCACGCCGCGGTGACCGGGCAGACGGTGAACATCCAGGACGCCTACACCGAAAGCGGCTTCGATTTCACCGGCACGCGCGAATTCGACGCCCGCACCGGCTATCGCTCGCAGTCCTTCCTGACCGTGCCCATGCGCAACCACGAAGGCGACATCATCGGCGTGCTGCAGCTGATCAATGCCCTGGAACCGGCCACCGGCGCCATCCGCGCCTTCGACGCGGAAGATCAGCACCTGGTCGAATCGCTTGCCTCCCAGGCCGCCGTGGCGCTGACCAACCGCAAGCTGATCGAGCAACTGGAAGACCTGTTCGAGTCCTTCATCGACCTGATCAACGAGGCGATCGACGAGAAGTCGCCCTACACCGGCGGCCACTGCCGGCGCATCCCGGAGCTGGCCATGATGATCGCCGACGCCCTGGACCGGCAAACCAGCGGCCCGCTGGCCAGCTTCAAGCTGAGCGAGCAGGATCGCTACGAGCTGAAGATCGCCGCCATGCTGCACGACTGCGGCAAAATCACTACGCCGGTGCACGTGGTGGACAAGGCGACCAAGCTGGAGACCCTGTTCGACCGCATCCACCTGGTCGACACGCGCTTCGAGATCCTGCGTCGGGATGCCGAGATCGCCCTGCTCAAGGCGCGGCTCGAGGCCCTGGAAAACGGCAACCACCAAAGCCTGGAGACCGCCCAGCGCCTTTATGACGACACCCTCAGGCAGCTGGAGGCCGATCGCCAGTTCCTGCACAAGGCCAACATCGGCGGCGAGTTCATGGATGCCGACGATCAGGCCGAGGTGGACCGCATCGCGGTCTATACCTGGCAGGACCATTACGGCAAGTCGATGCCGCTGTTGAACGGGGACGAGGCGGCCAATCTGAAGATCGCCAAGGGCACGCTGAATGATGCCGAGCGGGCCATCATCAACAACCACATCGTGGTGACGATCAAGATGCTCGAGGCCCTGCCCTGGCCCAAGCACTTGAAGAACGTGCCGGAATACGCCGGCGGCCACCACGAGCGGATGGACGGCAAGGGCTATCCCAGGGGCTTGCGGGGTGACCAGATGTCGGTGCAGGCGCGGCTCCTGGCGGTGGCCGACATCTTCGAGGCGCTCACCGCGGCCGACCGTCCCTACAAACGGGGCAAGACCGTGTCCGAGGCGCTCGCCATCATGGGCCGGATGATGCTGGACCGGCACATCGACCCGGCCATCTTCGACAGCTTCGTGCGTGACAAGGTCTACCTGCGCTATGCCGAGGAATTCCTCGACCCGGCCCAGATCGACGCGGTCGACGAGAGCAGAATCCCCGGCTACACGCCCTGA
- a CDS encoding zinc-dependent peptidase, with amino-acid sequence MRRLWAWLLGKAEPLAVSEADWRQALSLPLFVGLTAEERERLLALAQRLVADKTFSGAAGLQVDGRMVAIIAAQAALPILKLGEGWYAGWQEIVIYPGEFVPERDEVDEAGVVHRVRRPLSGEAWQGGPLVLSWGDVEESGHCEGYNVVIHEFAHKLDMMNGAVDGLPRLASTLAVEAWAAAFSPAYDDFCRRVDAGESTELDPYASESPAEFFAVLSEYFFEWPEPLQAAYPAVYQEMQRFYRQDPLARLKGQPHDLAASR; translated from the coding sequence ATGCGGCGGCTCTGGGCCTGGCTCTTGGGCAAGGCGGAGCCGTTGGCGGTGAGCGAGGCAGACTGGCGGCAGGCCCTGAGCCTGCCCCTGTTTGTCGGGCTTACGGCTGAGGAACGAGAACGACTGCTGGCCCTGGCCCAGCGCTTGGTGGCCGACAAGACCTTCTCCGGCGCCGCCGGCCTGCAGGTCGACGGCCGTATGGTCGCGATCATCGCGGCCCAGGCCGCGCTGCCCATCCTCAAGCTGGGCGAGGGCTGGTACGCGGGCTGGCAGGAGATCGTCATTTATCCCGGCGAGTTCGTGCCCGAGCGGGACGAGGTCGACGAGGCCGGCGTGGTCCACCGGGTGCGCCGGCCGCTGAGCGGCGAGGCCTGGCAAGGCGGGCCGCTGGTGCTGTCCTGGGGCGATGTCGAAGAGTCCGGTCACTGCGAGGGCTATAACGTGGTGATCCACGAGTTCGCCCACAAGCTGGACATGATGAATGGCGCGGTCGACGGCCTGCCTCGCTTGGCCTCGACGCTGGCGGTCGAGGCCTGGGCGGCGGCCTTCAGCCCGGCCTACGACGACTTCTGCAGGCGAGTGGATGCGGGAGAGTCGACCGAGCTCGACCCCTATGCCTCGGAGAGCCCGGCCGAGTTCTTCGCCGTGTTGAGCGAGTATTTCTTCGAGTGGCCGGAGCCGCTGCAGGCGGCCTATCCGGCGGTATACCAGGAGATGCAACGCTTTTATCGCCAAGACCCCTTGGCGCGTTTGAAAGGACAGCCTCATGACCTTGCAGCATCACGATAA
- a CDS encoding NAD(P)H-hydrate dehydratase has protein sequence MNQAIDIHPETLRHWLKPRAADSHKGDFGSVGVVGGAPGMAGAALLAARAALWLGAGRVYVGLLDNRIALDPGAAEAMLVPPERALQLEAPACLVLGPGLGHSGTARQCLQEALASPLPLLIDADGLNLLARDTELQALLRQRQAPSLLTPHPGEAGRLLGLDSSAVQADRLGAVQRLTETYGCLALLKGVGSLIAGPSGVLWRNTTGNPGLASPGMGDVLAGMIGALTAQGLDLEKAAVYAVHLHGAAADKLVSDGTGPVGLTASEVARAARDLLNAWLKPA, from the coding sequence ATGAACCAGGCAATTGACATCCACCCCGAGACCCTGCGCCACTGGCTGAAACCCCGCGCCGCAGACAGCCACAAGGGCGACTTCGGCAGCGTCGGCGTCGTCGGCGGCGCCCCGGGCATGGCCGGCGCCGCCCTGCTGGCGGCCCGCGCCGCGCTGTGGCTGGGGGCCGGCCGGGTCTACGTCGGGCTGTTGGACAACCGAATCGCGCTCGACCCCGGCGCGGCGGAAGCAATGCTCGTACCACCGGAGCGAGCCTTGCAGCTCGAAGCGCCGGCCTGCCTGGTGCTCGGGCCGGGCCTGGGCCACAGCGGCACCGCCCGGCAATGCCTGCAAGAGGCCCTGGCCAGCCCCCTGCCCCTCTTGATCGACGCCGACGGCCTGAATCTGCTGGCCCGCGATACCGAACTCCAGGCCCTGCTCAGGCAACGCCAAGCCCCCAGCCTGCTCACCCCCCACCCCGGCGAGGCCGGCCGCCTGCTGGGCCTCGACAGCAGCGCCGTGCAGGCCGACCGCCTGGGCGCCGTGCAACGACTGACCGAAACCTATGGCTGCCTTGCCCTGCTCAAGGGCGTCGGCAGCCTGATCGCCGGCCCGAGCGGCGTCCTCTGGCGCAACACCACGGGCAACCCCGGCCTGGCCAGCCCCGGCATGGGCGACGTACTGGCCGGCATGATCGGCGCCCTGACCGCCCAAGGACTGGATTTGGAAAAAGCGGCCGTCTATGCCGTGCACCTGCATGGCGCGGCGGCGGACAAACTGGTTTCGGATGGGACGGGGCCGGTCGGGCTGACGGCGAGCGAAGTGGCGCGGGCGGCGCGCGATTTGCTCAATGCCTGGCTGAAACCCGCCTGA
- the purL gene encoding phosphoribosylformylglycinamidine synthase: protein MSEVLTLRGAPALSAFRIDKLLERLRPLGCQSVVAEFRYFVELSAPLAADDLAFLTELLHAGPHQAEPVAILVTPRLGTVSPWSSKATDIARNCGLAAVKRIERGIAYRLDWNGSRVPDNATLQTALGHLHDRMTESVLFDEREAARLFEHVAPQPLASVDLLAGGKAALERANAEWGLALSPDEIDYLVENFTKAGRNPTDVELMMFAQANSEHCRHKIFNASWIIDGKEQSESLFGMIRHTHQVRPQGTLSAYSDNASVIEGATIARFYPDADHGYRFHEEPTHILMKVETHNHPTAIAPFPGAATGSGGEIRDEGATGTGSKPKAGLCGFTVSNLKIPGFEQPWEKGYGKPGRIVSPLQIMIEGPIGAAAFNNEFGRPNLAGYFRAYEQQTPDGQVRGYHKPIMLAGGVGNIREDHIHKRSFPAGTLLIQLGGPGLLIGMGGGAASSMGAGANAEALDFDSVQRGNPEIQRRAQEVIDRCWQLGQDNPILSIHDVGAGGLSNAMPELAHGAGLGAKFELREVPSEEPGMAPKEIWCNESQERYVLAIAPKDLDRFRALCERERCPFAVVGVATDDGQLTVTDRHFGNTPVDMPMDVLLGKPPRMTRDVSHVKPVLKPFDATGIELKEAAYRVLRHPTVASKNFLITIGDRTVGGFTARDQFVGPWQVPVADVAVTTLGYDTDLGEAMAMGERTPLALIDPAASGRMAVAESVTNLAAAAVADISDIRLSANWMAAAGHPGEDAALFDTVKAVAKGLCPQLGISIPVGKDSMSMATRWEDQGQKKAVVSPLSLIITAFAPVLDARRTLTPQLRTDQGETDLILVDLGASKNRLGGSILAEVYGQLGDRCPDLESPERLKTFFGLIQRLNQAGKLLAYHDRADGGLFATACEMAFAGHTGVDLDIAELCYYRIQKDEQADPEAEGIEQFSTARLLGVLFNEELGALLQVRRADTPAVVEAFMTEGLSEAIYIVGTTNQSDRVRILREGEPVFDEARTDLITAWSEVSHRIQALRDNPDCARQEFAGLGDAQDPGLSVKLGFDLNEDVAAPYVKKAASQPKMAILREQGVNGEVEMAAAFTKAGFNAIDVHMSDILSGRVSLKDFKGLVACGGFSYGDVLGAGGGWAASILHNSRARDEFQAFFQRGDTFALGVCNGCQMMSRLKAIIPGAEHWPSFERNLSEQFEARFVMVEVPQSPSILFAGMAGSRMPIVVAHGEGRAVFAAEADRQKAQVALRYVDNYGRPTEAYPMNPNGSPGGITGLTTTDGRFTVMMPHPERVFRAVQHSWRPDGWQEDGPWLRIFRNARVWVG, encoded by the coding sequence ATGTCCGAGGTCCTCACTCTGCGCGGCGCGCCCGCGCTGTCCGCCTTCCGTATCGACAAGCTGCTGGAGCGCCTGCGCCCGCTGGGCTGCCAGTCGGTGGTGGCCGAATTCCGCTATTTCGTCGAGCTGTCGGCCCCGCTGGCGGCCGACGACCTGGCCTTTCTCACTGAACTGCTCCATGCCGGGCCGCACCAGGCCGAGCCGGTCGCCATCCTGGTGACCCCACGCCTGGGCACGGTCTCGCCCTGGTCGTCCAAGGCCACCGACATCGCCCGCAACTGCGGCCTGGCCGCGGTCAAGCGCATCGAGCGCGGCATCGCCTACCGCCTGGACTGGAACGGCAGCCGGGTGCCGGACAACGCGACTTTGCAGACTGCGCTGGGCCACCTGCACGACCGCATGACCGAGAGCGTGCTGTTCGACGAGCGCGAGGCCGCCCGTCTGTTCGAGCACGTGGCGCCGCAGCCGCTGGCCAGCGTCGATCTGCTGGCGGGTGGCAAGGCCGCCCTGGAGCGGGCCAACGCCGAATGGGGCCTGGCCCTGTCGCCGGACGAGATCGACTATCTGGTGGAGAACTTCACCAAGGCGGGGCGCAACCCGACCGACGTCGAGCTGATGATGTTCGCCCAGGCCAACTCCGAGCACTGCCGGCACAAGATCTTCAACGCCAGCTGGATCATCGACGGCAAGGAACAGAGCGAGTCGCTGTTCGGCATGATCCGCCACACCCACCAGGTACGCCCGCAGGGCACGCTGTCGGCCTATTCCGACAATGCCTCGGTGATCGAGGGCGCGACCATCGCCCGTTTCTATCCGGATGCCGACCACGGCTATCGCTTCCACGAGGAACCCACCCACATCCTGATGAAGGTGGAGACCCACAACCACCCGACCGCAATCGCGCCTTTCCCCGGCGCGGCCACCGGTTCGGGCGGCGAGATCCGCGACGAGGGCGCCACCGGCACCGGCTCCAAGCCCAAGGCCGGCCTGTGCGGCTTCACGGTGTCGAACCTGAAGATCCCGGGCTTCGAGCAGCCCTGGGAGAAGGGCTATGGCAAGCCGGGCCGCATCGTCTCGCCCCTGCAGATCATGATCGAGGGGCCGATCGGCGCCGCCGCCTTCAACAACGAATTCGGCCGGCCCAATCTGGCCGGCTATTTCCGTGCCTATGAGCAGCAGACGCCGGACGGCCAGGTGCGCGGCTATCACAAGCCGATCATGCTGGCCGGCGGCGTGGGCAACATCCGCGAGGATCACATTCACAAGCGGTCGTTTCCGGCCGGCACGCTCTTGATCCAGCTGGGCGGTCCGGGCCTTTTGATCGGCATGGGTGGCGGTGCTGCCTCCAGCATGGGCGCGGGTGCCAACGCCGAGGCCCTGGACTTCGATTCGGTCCAGCGCGGCAACCCGGAGATCCAGCGCCGGGCGCAGGAGGTGATCGACCGTTGCTGGCAGCTTGGGCAAGACAATCCCATCCTCTCCATCCACGACGTCGGCGCCGGCGGCCTGTCCAACGCCATGCCGGAACTGGCGCACGGCGCGGGCCTGGGCGCGAAATTCGAGCTGCGCGAGGTGCCGAGCGAAGAGCCGGGCATGGCGCCGAAAGAGATCTGGTGCAACGAGTCGCAGGAGCGCTATGTCCTGGCCATCGCACCCAAGGACCTGGACCGCTTCCGCGCCCTGTGCGAACGCGAGCGCTGCCCCTTCGCCGTGGTCGGCGTCGCCACCGACGATGGCCAGCTGACCGTGACCGACCGCCATTTCGGCAATACGCCGGTCGACATGCCGATGGACGTGCTGCTGGGCAAGCCGCCGCGCATGACCCGCGACGTCAGCCATGTGAAGCCCGTGCTCAAGCCTTTCGACGCGACCGGCATCGAGCTGAAGGAGGCGGCCTATCGCGTGCTGCGCCATCCCACCGTGGCGAGCAAGAATTTTCTCATCACCATCGGCGACCGCACCGTCGGCGGCTTCACCGCGCGCGACCAGTTCGTCGGTCCCTGGCAGGTGCCGGTGGCCGACGTCGCTGTGACGACGCTGGGTTACGACACCGACCTGGGCGAGGCCATGGCCATGGGCGAGCGCACGCCGCTGGCTTTGATCGACCCGGCCGCCTCCGGTCGCATGGCCGTGGCCGAGTCGGTGACCAATCTCGCCGCCGCCGCGGTGGCCGATATCTCCGACATTCGGCTGTCGGCCAACTGGATGGCCGCGGCCGGCCATCCGGGCGAGGACGCCGCGCTGTTCGATACGGTCAAGGCCGTGGCCAAGGGGCTGTGCCCGCAACTGGGGATCAGCATCCCCGTCGGCAAGGATTCCATGTCCATGGCGACCCGCTGGGAAGACCAGGGCCAGAAGAAGGCGGTGGTCTCGCCCTTGTCGCTGATCATCACCGCCTTTGCCCCGGTGCTGGATGCCCGTCGCACTCTCACCCCGCAACTGCGTACCGACCAGGGCGAGACCGATCTGATCCTGGTCGACCTGGGCGCGAGCAAGAACCGCCTGGGCGGCAGCATCCTGGCCGAGGTCTACGGCCAACTGGGTGATCGTTGCCCCGACCTGGAATCGCCCGAGCGGCTGAAGACCTTCTTCGGCCTGATCCAGCGGCTCAACCAGGCGGGCAAGCTGCTGGCCTATCACGACCGTGCTGACGGCGGCTTGTTCGCCACGGCCTGCGAGATGGCCTTCGCCGGCCATACCGGGGTCGATCTCGATATCGCCGAGCTTTGCTATTACCGCATCCAGAAGGACGAGCAGGCGGACCCCGAGGCCGAGGGCATCGAGCAGTTCTCGACGGCCCGCCTGCTTGGCGTGCTGTTCAACGAGGAGCTCGGCGCCCTGTTGCAGGTGCGCCGGGCCGACACGCCCGCGGTGGTCGAGGCCTTCATGACCGAGGGCCTGAGCGAGGCCATCTACATCGTCGGCACGACCAACCAGAGCGACCGGGTGCGCATCCTGCGCGAAGGCGAGCCGGTGTTCGACGAGGCGCGGACCGATCTGATCACCGCCTGGTCGGAGGTGAGCCATCGCATCCAGGCTCTGCGCGACAATCCGGACTGCGCCCGCCAGGAATTCGCCGGCCTGGGCGACGCCCAGGACCCCGGCCTATCGGTGAAGCTCGGTTTCGACCTGAACGAAGACGTGGCGGCGCCCTATGTGAAGAAGGCGGCCAGCCAGCCCAAGATGGCCATCCTGCGCGAGCAGGGGGTGAACGGCGAGGTCGAGATGGCCGCTGCCTTCACCAAGGCCGGCTTCAACGCCATCGACGTGCACATGAGCGACATCCTGTCCGGCCGCGTTTCGCTCAAGGACTTCAAGGGCCTGGTCGCCTGCGGTGGCTTCAGCTACGGCGACGTGCTCGGCGCCGGCGGCGGCTGGGCGGCCTCCATCCTGCACAACAGCCGCGCGCGCGACGAGTTCCAGGCCTTCTTCCAGCGCGGCGACACCTTCGCCCTCGGGGTCTGCAACGGCTGCCAGATGATGAGCCGGCTCAAGGCCATCATCCCCGGTGCCGAGCACTGGCCCAGCTTCGAGCGCAATCTGTCGGAGCAGTTCGAGGCCCGCTTCGTCATGGTCGAGGTGCCGCAAAGCCCATCCATCCTGTTTGCCGGCATGGCCGGCAGCCGCATGCCCATCGTCGTGGCGCACGGCGAGGGCCGGGCGGTGTTCGCCGCCGAGGCTGACCGGCAAAAGGCGCAGGTGGCCCTGCGTTACGTCGACAACTATGGCCGGCCGACCGAGGCCTACCCCATGAATCCCAATGGCTCGCCGGGCGGCATCACCGGCCTGACCACGACGGACGGCCGCTTCACCGTGATGATGCCCCACCCGGAGCGGGTCTTCCGCGCCGTGCAGCACTCCTGGCGGCCGGACGGCTGGCAGGAGGACGGCCCCTGGCTGCGGATCTTCCGCAACGCGCGGGTCTGGGTGGGTTGA